A section of the Calditrichota bacterium genome encodes:
- the ruvC gene encoding crossover junction endodeoxyribonuclease RuvC, with product MIVFGIDPGLTATGWGVVARQGSRITPLEWGVIHSGAGDLAVRLRRIYFELLSVLERHRPELIAVEEIFVARDPRAALRMGHARGVALLASATLEHSRVVEYPANTVKQAVAGRGGAAKEQVRYMVGKLLALDMTNVAEDASDALAVAICGALKGSSIVIPS from the coding sequence CTGATCGTCTTCGGTATAGATCCCGGACTCACCGCCACCGGCTGGGGCGTCGTCGCCCGGCAAGGCAGTCGCATAACCCCCCTCGAATGGGGGGTTATTCACTCTGGTGCCGGAGACTTGGCCGTCCGTTTGCGACGCATCTACTTTGAACTTCTCAGCGTGTTGGAGAGGCATCGCCCGGAGTTGATTGCCGTCGAGGAGATTTTCGTCGCCCGGGACCCAAGAGCCGCGCTGCGTATGGGTCATGCCCGCGGCGTTGCACTGCTTGCATCAGCGACGTTGGAGCACTCCAGGGTCGTCGAATATCCGGCGAATACGGTCAAGCAGGCTGTTGCCGGCCGCGGTGGTGCGGCTAAGGAGCAGGTCCGGTATATGGTGGGAAAGTTGCTTGCGCTCGATATGACCAACGTGGCAGAAGACGCCTCGGATGCGCTGGCGGTAGCCATTTGCGGGGCTTTGAAAGGTTCCTCAATCGTCATCCCGTCATAG